In the Canis lupus familiaris isolate Mischka breed German Shepherd unplaced genomic scaffold, alternate assembly UU_Cfam_GSD_1.0 chrUn_S1611H1802, whole genome shotgun sequence genome, one interval contains:
- the LOC119878431 gene encoding protein FAM90A1-like: MVAHQAQLGPDRPLRAQKGKRPQTAGLALRVPRPEEEDPRVNCRDCEAFEYKASSTRCPKKHWGPTLVPVALGSRRLKEKVEPWSERDQRDQAGLLNQAEREKASSRAEEGPAPQVPQETPGGAEAHLEGRHRIL, encoded by the exons ATGGTGGCCCATCAGGCTCAGCTTGGGCCTGACAGACCCTTGAGAGCCCAGAAAGGCAAGAGGCCACAGACAGCAGGACTGGCCCTCAGAGTTCCCAGACCGGAGGAGGAGGATCCCAGG GTAAACTGCAGGGACTGTGAAGCCTTTGAATACAAGGCATCAAGCACCAGATGTCCCAAAAAACACTGGGGTCCGACCCTCGTTCCCGTGGCCTTGGGCTCCAGGAGGCTGAAAGAGAAAGTGGAGCCGTGGAGTGAGCGGGACCAGCGGGACCAGGCTGGGCTGTTGAACCAAGCTGAGAGGGAGAAG GCAAGTAGCCGAGCAGAGGAAGGCCCTGCTCCACAGGTTCCCCAGGAGACCCCGGGAGGGGCAGAAGCGCACCTGGAAGGAAGACACAGAATCTTGTGA